In Papaver somniferum cultivar HN1 chromosome 1, ASM357369v1, whole genome shotgun sequence, a genomic segment contains:
- the LOC113352771 gene encoding G-type lectin S-receptor-like serine/threonine-protein kinase At2g19130 — MRGTRGYLAPEWISGVAITPKADVYSYGMMLFEIISGKRNAEHYNNDEKIRFFPTWAATKMHEGEDIISLVDNRLEGNADIEEVARACKVACWCIQGDEAHRPSMGQVVQMLEGVLEVNPPPIPRSLHVLVENQDNMFFFSESSSRNSNGRSNTTSCTSSQAKSTTSSSMSSKS, encoded by the coding sequence ATGAGAGGAACAAGAGGGTACCTTGCACCGGAATGGATTTCAGGTGTAGCCATCACCCCAAAAGCTGACGTCTACAGTTATGGTATGATGCTGTTTGAAATTATCTCGGGTAAGAGAAACGCAGAGCATTATAATAATGATGAGAAAATTAGATTTTTCCCTACTTGGGCAGCTACCAAAATGCATGAAGGCGAAGATATCATTAGCCTGGTTGATAACAGGTTGGAAGGTAATGCTGATATTGAAGAGGTCGCTAGAGCTTGTAAAGTTGCTTGTTGGTGCATTCAAGGTGACGAAGCTCATAGGCCCTCCATGGGTCAGGTAGTTCAGATGCTTGAAGGAGTTTTAGAGGTGAACCCACCTCCAATTCCAAGGTCTCTCCACGTTCTTGTGGAAAACCAAGATAATATGTTCTTCTTCTCAGAGTCTTCGAGCCGCAATTCAAATGGACGAAGCAACACAACATCGTGCACCTCTTCTCAGGCCAAGAGCACCACCTCCTCATCCATGAGTTCAAAGTCTTAA